The Hydra vulgaris chromosome 14, alternate assembly HydraT2T_AEP genome includes the window TACGCAACATGATAACCTGATGAAATTTCAGCTCACTTTTTTAGATTTGTATGAAATTAGTTGTTTTGATGATCTTTGCCTAAAAGTAAGCAACGAAGTTATTCCATTTCCAGTAACATCTTTTACAGTGGATGATGGTTTAATAGTCCAAAATAAGGATTATATTGATACCGCTGCTATtccaaagtttcttttaaaagttaaaatggaTATGCGATTTGAAGGTTTTCATTTTGGATCTAGATGCTCTATTATACCACTGTGCAGTAATCGAATACATAAATTTACATCTTACTTACAAATTTTAGAAGCTTTTAGATATTTACATTCTGTTGAAATggatcataaaaaaaacattgtcttACAACAAGTTGTTAGCATGCATGCATTAACATTTgttggtaataaaaaatattctccAGAAATTCTAAGTAgggcttttgaatatttttcaatttcaagaTCTCTTTACAGTCGTATTAGAAATGACTATGAAATGCCAAGTATTGTAACACTTGGTAAACTTATATCTAAGGTTAGTAAGCTAGAGGATTTTGATTTcctcaacaaatattttatgcaacTAGAAGATCCTcgtcaaaaaaatgtaattattataatcgatgaagtttatgtaaaaCCACAACTAACGTATCAAGGGGGTAACTTATTTGGAAAAGCAGTAAATACTTCAGAACATTTTGCAACCACTGTTTTGAGTTATATGATTTGCTCATTATTTGGAGGAAAGAAGTTTTTGTACAAAGCATTGCCAGTGTATTGTTTAAGTGCTGATTTTCAAAATGAACATGTAATGACATTACTGTTGCAATTTTATGTGATAATAATAGAGTAAATCAatcattctttaaaaagttcaatttgaTTTCTCCATGGCGCACaactgaaaacatttttttgctctATGATTATGTACATTTAATCAAATCTCTTAGAAACAATTGGTTAACTGAAAAAATACAAGGGTTAAAGTATTCTGACTGCGGCCTTGAAAAAACTGCAAAGTGGGTTGACTTGAAGAAGCTGGTTGAGTTAGAAAATAATTCTATTGTGAAACTATCAAGGCTTAATGAAGTTTCTATCCGACCAAAACCTATAAAAGGACAGAATGTTGCTTTatgtcttaaaattttttgtgttgaaACATTAACTGCACTAAAAATTCATCCAGAAATGCAGGATTCAGGTGGAACTGttgattttatagaaaaagttgtAGACTTTTTCAAAATCCTAAATGTAAAAAGTCAGTTCGAAGATGTTAAAACTAAAGACTTAAAAAGGGCTGTCTTTGGTAACCCTAACGATCAACGATTAGAATTTTTACTTGATATAGCAagtatgtttgaaaaaatggttCCTAAAAAACAAGGACAAAGAGTAAAACAACTTACCAAGGATACTGCTCTTGCTCTTGCATACACAAGTAGAGGACTGGTCAAGTTAACTAAGCATCTCCTCAGCACTTCACACAAATATGTATGTCTAGGAAATTTTTCGAGTGATCccattgaaaaaatgtttagtaaGCTACGTCAAGGTTCTGGTggaacatattttattaatgttcaacaagttttacaaaaagtaaacattaagAAAACAAAACTTCTCCTTGATTTAAACACAGATTTTGATGGAATTCAAACAAGTTGTGAACATGCTTGTTAGAAATGTGGATTTTTGCTAAATGATGACAATACCTTCAATGTGTTTCATAATCTTTCAAAAACGGAGTTAGCCTTGTCTAAGTCTGTAAAAATGGCCTTAGTTTATATTGCAGGATACATCAGTAGAAATGATGTAGATGAATATGATACACAGTTCTATTACGAAGAATTTGGGGAATTTACTAAAGAAATCAACAGAGGAGGCTTGAAGATACCTGGAGACAATATGTGTCAATGGGTGATTTATTGCTACGTATTTTTTCATCACATCATGTTATCAGTTTGTAGGACaagttttataaacataacaatgATGATAGCAGAATTTTACGGATTTGAAAACATAGATAAGCTTCATGGAAAAATACTATCTAACATATTATTTAACAACTATAGCAAGCTTTACTCACCTCGATCGACAAAAGAACCAGCTTTAAAAGTACTTAAATTGTCACAAAAATGATCACAACGGAGCagaaatataaatgtatgtaaaatatgttttgtgaAGTTGTAGGGTTTGTGAAATTTGAAAAgaaatcatttatattattaaagaaaagtgtttttttttttaattaatcgaTTAAGAAATGTTATCTTATTGTCaaaggattttaaaataaacagcTCTCAACATTTGAAAACAAGCAACTTAGCAGCTAGTATAgcgaattttaaattttaactcaaCTTATTTGTTTACAGAATTGTTAAATCGacatatttgtttacaaattatccgcctacagttttttttttttttgcgcgcGTCTTTTAAGCCTGTTATTAAGTAGGCCGTggtttttatctaataatatagaaacccaattttaattttttaagatatttctAGCTTGATATAGAAATCCAACCTTAATTGCTACTATAACGGatatataccattttttttctccaagataaattactttttttttagaatatcgATAAAAAGTtagaatatcttttttttaaatgagattttttaattaactatcatattaagaatattacaaaatacaatGACAAACGagtggattttttttcaaattcacgGCAAAATTTATGGTCGTTAAATTAGATGCGGATATTATAGGAGAGGTCTAAACATAAACCATTGTgaatcacaaaaaaattgtatatgtTTAACAATAAGACTTACCTtcattttattcaacaaaaaattgttaaaggttaattatgaaaattggtacataaaaaattgtaacttaaATGTAATTGCTTAGTAAGAATATAGCGATTAAcagtattaaaaacttttgataccATACTTTTCAGGTTTACTAAGCCAATAAACTTGTTCCGCTTATTACAGTTAAAAGAATGAAAGCAATTATTACGCTCGTGATCCATAAGTTCAAAATACGTTCAAATATGTAAGCCATACGTTCAAATacgctttatttaaattaccaaTTAGTTTGTACCGTCTTGAATGAAACTCTTGCTTTTCATGTTTTTTGCTAAATCTAAGCAGCGAGTTTTCTTAATCAAACTCTGTTGTTTCAGTTGATGGCATTAAGAAATCTAACACGCGACTACCTAAGACATCGTCTTCAAACTTCCATGATATCAGCAAATGTTTCACGCTAGAGCTGTCTTTATTATTAGACTCAACTGCGGCAGAACTgtgatattttaacaaaactgaGTCTACAGCAAGCGAATGAGCTGATAATTTTTGGACAGAATTCGTGGTGAAACATTCCTCAAGATCGAgctttaaattagaaaaaaactcgTCTAAGGTTTCACTGGATTCAATTTTAACAGACGATGTAAATCTCAGTTGATGATCGTCTAAGTTAAGCTCATGGGCAGCCATATGAGATTCAACTAACTTCGCTTCCATGTTTTTCATTACAAGCAAACCATCCACAAGAACttcattattaacttttattaaacggTGACGTTTTGACTGAGATTCAGCATTAGCTTGCTTGCGTTTTAGCATTCCTAAATTATAAACCAATAaactatataacaatataaaaaagaaaaaaataatttttttttcaattaaatgtatattttgttCAATGTATTACTGTAACGTGCCTTTCGACATATCAATTTTGTTCAGTATGTATTACTGTAACGTACCTTTTGACATATCAATAACAACTTTTGGTTGCATTGGGATTGTGATAGATTGTCCGTTAGCAGGCATATAGCAATCCAAACTAAACTCTTTGTTTATCTGAGATTTTAGAAATTCCATCTTTGACCCCTCGCCATGCACAAGCATAACATTCTTTGGCTCGCATTGTCGTATTAGTTGCATTATTCCAGATGCATCTGCATGGGCGCTAAACGATAAATATTGCACCGATAGTTTCACATCTACTGTAGTTTTCTTGtcaagttctatttttttttgaccTGATAAAACTTTATGCCCCACAGTGCCAATGACGCAATATCCGGGCATTATTAGGGTATTATTTTCATCTGGAgcccattttttaaaaatttgtaaagagAGGCCAGCATGTAGCATGCCAGGAGTGGCGAAAACTACCATTGGGCCTGGATTATCTATATAACTTCTATCAAAAGCCTTTATATgcttaaaatcaaataaattccTTTGCACAAAGgtatttctgattttttgatTGGTCcatgttataaaaagtttatagtaatGATTTGCTTTCTCAGTAAGTCccatagaaaaataaattggaGCCTTAATATTCATTCGATCCCAAAATGTTTCAAGAAGAATGCATAGCTCTTGAGCACGGCCCAAAGCAAACACGGGGATAAGAACCTGTAATAAAAGTATTACCATggtaacaaattttaattttaaaaaactcattgcctttaaataaaaaacctttataaatttataaaaaacaatgataaaaaagtaaaagtattacaaaaaacataaacttttttcgAGAAATTTATTGCATATGAATACTACTTAATGCcgtaaacttatttaatttatagtttcatTATCGGAATAAAGGACTGACGAATATTCGTTAAAATTCGGATTTTGAGGTTTACTGAAGATAACTTCGGCTCtgaattttaaatagaaatttggCTTTCCGTTAAATTCGGTTGCAAAACTTCattgaaatttaaatcaaaaattattaatttttaccaattgaaaaaaaaaaaaaaattataaaatatactaacaTCTTTAAATAGAGCTGTCTTAAAGagtcttaaaacaaaaagtttattttaagcACGAAATCTTTATCTATCATTTTATTGATTACactacttatatatttattatattatttatttactatctTTATTACTTATCACTTGTTATTTACTCTTAtctattgatttcaaaaaattctaaagGTAAAAACAGGtgaatatttaacataatattgTTCACGTGAAGGCGTTACTTTCATTACCGTTAAGTGTACTTTTGTTAATGTTCGTTTAAAATGTtcgtttaaaaactttattagttgTAAAGATTAGAGTAAAACCGGGTCAAATCGCACACCATATCACTCCGCACACAGATCGAAAtcatcaaataaaaactaaacggATATGGctacgaaaaaaattaaaattgattcatATACAGAACTATCTCCTCTATttgaattgataaaattatatgcCGATTcaactccatttttttttttaatacaactttaaCGGGGAgtcaaaatttgtatatattttttataaaatatataaaatttttgttgtttttgttatttttatactaGTTTCAGTTCTAGCGCTATTTTGTACGTTGCGTACAAAATAGCGCTAAAAACGGAACcggtataaaataattttagcaataTCTTGttggaaatttaattttaattctgatataatttttatgcagctagaacaaaaagttaaacaaaacaatcaaaaaagtaaaaaagaaaaacatttttctgaTAAAACCGCACACTTGATT containing:
- the LOC100202570 gene encoding integrator complex subunit 11 isoform X2, with protein sequence MCGYDGPIYMTHPTKAICPILLEDFRKIQVERKGDSDFFTSQNIKDCMKKVIPVNLHQCVQVDDELEIKAYYAGHVLGAAMFYCRVGEQSFVYTGDYNMTPDRHLGAAWIDKCRPDLLITESTYATTIRDSKRCREMDFLKKVHETILKGGKVLIPVFALGRAQELCILLETFWDRMNIKAPIYFSMGLTEKANHYYKLFITWTNQKIRNTFVQRNLFDFKHIKAFDRSYIDNPGPMVVFATPGMLHAGLSLQIFKKWAPDENNTLIMPGYCVIGTVGHKVLSGQKKIELDKKTTVDVKLSVQYLSFSAHADASGIMQLIRQCEPKNVMLVHGEGSKMEFLKSQINKEFSLDCYMPANGQSITIPMQPKVVIDMSKGMLKRKQANAESQSKRHRLIKVNNEVLVDGLLVMKNMEAKLVESHMAAHELNLDDHQLRFTSSVKIESSETLDEFFSNLKLDLEECFTTNSVQKLSAHSLAVDSVLLKYHSSAAVESNNKDSSSVKHLLISWKFEDDVLGSRVLDFLMPSTETTEFD
- the LOC100202570 gene encoding integrator complex subunit 11 isoform X1, coding for MCDIKVVPLGAGQDVGRSCIIVTLGGKNIMLDCGMHMGYNDERKFPDFTYIAKTGPYTPHIDCLIISHFHLDHCGALPYFTEMCGYDGPIYMTHPTKAICPILLEDFRKIQVERKGDSDFFTSQNIKDCMKKVIPVNLHQCVQVDDELEIKAYYAGHVLGAAMFYCRVGEQSFVYTGDYNMTPDRHLGAAWIDKCRPDLLITESTYATTIRDSKRCREMDFLKKVHETILKGGKVLIPVFALGRAQELCILLETFWDRMNIKAPIYFSMGLTEKANHYYKLFITWTNQKIRNTFVQRNLFDFKHIKAFDRSYIDNPGPMVVFATPGMLHAGLSLQIFKKWAPDENNTLIMPGYCVIGTVGHKVLSGQKKIELDKKTTVDVKLSVQYLSFSAHADASGIMQLIRQCEPKNVMLVHGEGSKMEFLKSQINKEFSLDCYMPANGQSITIPMQPKVVIDMSKGMLKRKQANAESQSKRHRLIKVNNEVLVDGLLVMKNMEAKLVESHMAAHELNLDDHQLRFTSSVKIESSETLDEFFSNLKLDLEECFTTNSVQKLSAHSLAVDSVLLKYHSSAAVESNNKDSSSVKHLLISWKFEDDVLGSRVLDFLMPSTETTEFD